In a single window of the Melioribacteraceae bacterium genome:
- a CDS encoding tryptophanase, with product MKTIIEPFRIKSVEPIRFTTKEERTKILEDAGYNTFLIHADDVLIDLLTDSGTSAMSSEQWSGIMRGDESYAGAKSYYRFESAVKKITGDKFIIPTHQGRAAEKILFTILGGKGKYFAANTFFDTTRANVEYSGAEAHDLLNEVGKHPEIRAPFKGDMDIEALKSFIKKYGKENIPLVVLTVTNNSGGGQPVSMKNIKEVSGICKQNNIPLFLDACRFAENAYFIKMREEGYKEKSILEICQEMFSYADGSTMSAKKDALVNIGGWLSINDEELAMKSRNLLIVTEGFPTYGGLAGRDLEAIAQGLEEIVDEYYLQYRIRSIEYLGEKLLSNGIPIIEPPGGHAIYIDAKRFAPHIPVDQFPGQSITCEMYIEGGIRACEIGSVMFGKYDADGNLIPAMMELVRMAIPRRVYTQSHIDYVAEVLIEVFKKRNELKGYTFTYEAPMLRHFTARFKPL from the coding sequence ATGAAAACCATTATTGAGCCATTTAGAATTAAATCGGTCGAGCCGATTAGGTTTACTACCAAAGAAGAAAGAACAAAAATATTAGAGGATGCCGGTTACAATACTTTTTTAATTCACGCGGATGATGTACTAATTGACCTGCTAACTGACAGCGGTACCTCGGCAATGAGTTCGGAACAGTGGTCCGGTATTATGCGTGGCGATGAAAGTTATGCCGGTGCAAAAAGTTATTACCGCTTTGAAAGCGCAGTAAAAAAAATTACAGGCGATAAGTTTATTATTCCAACCCATCAAGGAAGAGCCGCGGAAAAAATATTGTTTACTATTCTTGGTGGAAAAGGAAAATACTTTGCCGCCAATACTTTTTTTGATACAACCCGAGCAAATGTAGAGTATAGCGGAGCGGAAGCCCACGATTTATTAAATGAGGTTGGCAAGCATCCCGAAATACGAGCTCCATTTAAGGGGGATATGGACATTGAAGCTCTTAAATCATTTATTAAAAAGTATGGAAAAGAAAATATTCCTCTTGTTGTATTAACAGTAACCAATAATTCGGGGGGCGGTCAACCTGTCTCGATGAAAAATATTAAAGAAGTATCGGGGATTTGCAAACAAAATAATATTCCTCTGTTTCTTGATGCCTGTCGCTTTGCGGAAAACGCCTACTTTATAAAAATGAGAGAAGAGGGATATAAAGAGAAATCAATTTTAGAAATATGCCAGGAAATGTTCTCCTATGCCGATGGATCGACAATGAGCGCAAAAAAAGATGCGCTTGTAAATATTGGGGGCTGGCTCTCAATTAATGATGAAGAGCTTGCGATGAAATCGCGAAACCTCTTAATCGTAACCGAAGGTTTTCCAACTTACGGCGGACTCGCAGGACGAGATCTCGAAGCTATTGCCCAAGGTTTGGAAGAGATTGTTGATGAATATTATTTGCAATACAGAATTCGTAGTATCGAATATCTCGGCGAAAAATTATTGAGTAATGGAATTCCAATTATTGAACCGCCGGGAGGGCACGCTATTTATATTGACGCAAAACGATTCGCGCCTCATATTCCGGTTGATCAATTTCCGGGACAATCAATTACTTGCGAAATGTATATTGAGGGGGGGATTCGTGCCTGTGAAATTGGCAGCGTAATGTTTGGAAAATATGACGCTGATGGAAATCTGATTCCGGCAATGATGGAACTTGTTAGAATGGCTATTCCGAGAAGAGTCTATACTCAAAGTCATATTGATTATGTTGCTGAAGTTTTGATAGAGGTTTTCAAAAAGAGGAATGAGCTGAAGGGTTATACCTTTACTTATGAAGCTCCGATGCTGAGACACTTTACCGCCAGATTTAAACCATTATAG
- a CDS encoding helix-turn-helix transcriptional regulator, with amino-acid sequence MKNILHVMRAERRLSQDDLAKLLEVSRQTINAIEREKYDPSLPLALKIAKVFNRKVEEIFFLEEK; translated from the coding sequence GTGAAAAATATATTACATGTTATGCGTGCCGAAAGGCGATTATCGCAAGACGATTTGGCAAAACTACTGGAGGTTTCCCGTCAAACAATTAACGCTATAGAACGGGAGAAATATGATCCGAGTCTTCCTCTTGCTTTAAAAATTGCAAAAGTATTTAACCGAAAGGTTGAAGAGATTTTTTTCCTGGAGGAAAAATGA
- a CDS encoding YIP1 family protein: MEEMQNQDAPKMSSVEEEEFEMSHTDKLVGVLSEPVPTFTKMAQAEPKTIDWILPVLVFIVIAILSNIVMMSNPEIRLSVIEKQTKNIEQNFDEMVKKGQMTEAQKDEQMEAIRDRMSEQGMTQYIFTGFGILVVTFIMFFIVSGVFLLIVKVGLKGDGNYKSAMVSYGLPYYINILQIIVMVILAMVMNKFFTGTSLGALTDADGSTITGWLLNKLDPFTIWFYVIIGIGFAKMFKSNDIKKYVITIVGVWLLTSLIFFYLAQAIPFLKWFSMS; the protein is encoded by the coding sequence ATGGAAGAAATGCAAAACCAGGATGCGCCTAAAATGTCCTCCGTTGAAGAAGAAGAGTTCGAAATGAGTCATACAGACAAACTTGTTGGTGTGTTATCGGAGCCCGTTCCTACCTTCACTAAAATGGCGCAAGCCGAACCGAAGACAATTGATTGGATTTTGCCGGTTCTTGTTTTTATAGTAATCGCAATACTCTCTAATATAGTAATGATGAGCAATCCTGAAATCCGTTTAAGTGTAATTGAAAAGCAAACAAAGAATATTGAGCAGAACTTTGATGAAATGGTTAAAAAAGGGCAAATGACTGAAGCACAGAAAGATGAGCAGATGGAGGCAATTAGAGATAGAATGAGTGAACAGGGAATGACTCAGTATATCTTCACCGGATTTGGAATTCTTGTTGTAACGTTTATAATGTTTTTTATTGTAAGCGGCGTTTTTCTTCTAATTGTAAAAGTTGGATTAAAGGGGGATGGAAATTATAAGTCTGCAATGGTTTCCTACGGTCTTCCCTACTACATCAATATATTGCAAATAATTGTTATGGTAATCTTAGCTATGGTTATGAATAAATTTTTTACCGGGACAAGTCTTGGAGCATTAACCGATGCCGATGGCTCCACAATTACTGGTTGGTTGTTAAATAAATTAGATCCATTCACAATTTGGTTTTATGTGATTATTGGTATTGGATTTGCGAAGATGTTTAAATCAAATGACATCAAAAAATATGTTATCACAATTGTTGGAGTCTGGTTACTTACCAGCTTAATATTCTTCTATCTCGCTCAGGCCATACCATTCTTAAAATGGTTTTCGATGTCGTAA
- a CDS encoding pseudouridine synthase, producing MRNTYYYFAIYKPYGVLSQFTDANDRKTLSTLFNFPKDVYPVGRLDLDSEGLLLLTNDKLLTDHLLNPRNKLEKEYYVQVEGIPTQKAIRQLIDGVLIEGKKTLPAKALIISDPNFPERNPPIRERKNIPTSWISLTITEGRNRQVRKMTAAVGFPTLRLVRVRIKSIVLGSLKSAEVRELSKKEIESIKLIEKK from the coding sequence ATGAGAAACACTTATTATTATTTTGCTATTTATAAACCGTATGGCGTGCTTTCACAATTTACTGATGCGAACGATAGAAAAACACTCTCAACACTTTTTAATTTTCCTAAGGATGTGTATCCTGTTGGCAGATTAGATTTGGATAGCGAGGGACTGCTTCTTCTCACGAATGACAAGTTATTAACCGATCATTTGCTAAATCCGCGGAACAAATTAGAAAAGGAGTATTATGTTCAGGTGGAAGGTATCCCTACTCAAAAAGCAATCCGGCAATTAATTGATGGAGTGTTAATAGAAGGTAAAAAAACTTTACCGGCAAAAGCATTAATAATTAGCGATCCAAATTTCCCCGAAAGAAATCCTCCAATCAGAGAAAGGAAGAACATTCCCACTAGTTGGATTTCATTAACTATTACTGAAGGGAGAAATCGGCAAGTACGAAAAATGACCGCGGCAGTTGGATTTCCAACTTTGCGGTTGGTTCGAGTTAGAATTAAAAGTATAGTGCTAGGCAGTTTGAAATCGGCGGAAGTACGTGAATTGTCAAAAAAAGAAATTGAGAGTATTAAATTGATTGAGAAAAAATAA
- a CDS encoding TrkA family potassium uptake protein yields MSKKFAIIGLGNFGGFLANFLEEKGAEVLAIDSDINKLEDVKEIVTRAVRLDSTDEKALRTQDLHEYDAVIVGMGDDFEASILTVSILQILGVKRIIVRATTEITKRILSNLGIKEIILPTEEAAMRVANTLMMDKVINSVLLETDYSIVEMIAPIEFSGKTLQQLDLPKNYKVNVVTIKRKITKSNMLGFGETTSEQIIGIPTGETTIEKEDVLLVFGEEKSIRKLLKKE; encoded by the coding sequence ATGAGTAAAAAATTCGCAATAATAGGACTTGGAAATTTCGGTGGATTTCTCGCAAATTTTTTAGAGGAAAAGGGAGCTGAAGTATTAGCAATCGACAGCGATATAAATAAACTCGAAGATGTAAAAGAAATAGTTACCCGCGCAGTTCGTCTCGATTCTACAGATGAAAAAGCTCTTCGAACTCAAGATCTACATGAGTATGATGCTGTAATTGTTGGTATGGGGGATGATTTTGAGGCGAGTATTTTAACGGTTTCTATATTGCAAATACTGGGTGTTAAAAGAATTATTGTTAGAGCCACCACCGAAATTACCAAACGAATTCTTTCTAATCTTGGAATAAAAGAAATCATTCTTCCCACCGAAGAAGCCGCTATGCGGGTTGCTAATACTTTAATGATGGATAAAGTAATTAATTCTGTTTTACTTGAGACCGATTATAGTATAGTTGAAATGATTGCTCCAATTGAGTTTTCAGGAAAAACTCTTCAACAACTTGATTTACCCAAAAATTATAAAGTGAATGTTGTTACAATTAAAAGAAAAATAACCAAATCTAATATGCTGGGCTTTGGTGAAACCACTTCTGAACAGATAATTGGAATTCCAACCGGTGAAACAACTATAGAAAAAGAGGATGTACTACTTGTATTTGGAGAAGAAAAGAGCATTAGAAAACTTCTTAAAAAAGAATAA
- the priA gene encoding primosomal protein N', translating into MYCQIVFPLPFRNSFTYLIPAELKDSVKVGVRAVVPFGKRVLTGFVVSTSAESDIKEKIKTVRDVIDDLPIFDEKALKFYEWIADYYMSSLGEALRNCVPYGSDVESKRKVVVDFDYCNKLISTETKKNSPRSKLLSVLIEKETHQISQLQKQLKQKNLYASLQSLEKIGAISILTFIDEGKVRIKKVKYVKLAKSLEEIYEIMPEVERKSTKQVVILMELISQKVAVQQSELLKKTNTSSTTINSLIQKNLIEVFEKEVERVYTESYKEESKNIILSESQQKVVDTISESINENKFDPYLLYGVTGSGKTQVYIELVKKVVEQGKTAIILVPEISLTPQITTRFINYFEDKTAVLHSRMSLGERYDSWRGIVSGKYKVVIGPRSALFAPLKNIGLIVVDEEHDQSYKQNDIVPKYNARECAVIRAKFNDCPVILGSATPSIESMYNAKNEKYKLLELPDRIDDAKLPVIKLVDVTIERKKKKMESIFSKQLIDAIDTRLQKKESVIILQNRRGFATQVFCDDCGEVITCDDCSVSMVHHLSKNILHCHYCGIIKPVPKACSICGSISLKFFGTGTQRVEDELEYYFPKAKIERVDSDSINRKGKLGELLNSFSKGEIDILVGTQMVSKGLDFANVTLVGVVAAETSLWLPDFRADERTFQLLTQVSGRAGRSGKEGEVIIQTQNHKHFVLQKVVEYDYEGFYEKEILLREQSGYPPFSKIGLIEIKDENETRARAAINEFYGYLCKYGKSLIITPPGEATIFKVKGSYRFQIILKSSRKRDPSGKILRNAIIQSFIEFNQKSKFKDVRLIIDVDPQSVN; encoded by the coding sequence ATGTACTGCCAAATAGTATTTCCTTTACCATTTAGAAATTCATTCACCTACTTAATACCGGCAGAGTTGAAAGACTCGGTAAAAGTAGGAGTGCGCGCAGTTGTTCCTTTTGGGAAAAGAGTACTCACCGGATTTGTTGTTTCTACTTCAGCCGAATCTGATATTAAAGAAAAAATTAAGACGGTTCGCGATGTAATTGATGACCTTCCTATTTTTGATGAAAAAGCATTGAAGTTTTATGAATGGATTGCCGATTATTACATGAGCTCCCTTGGGGAAGCTTTGCGAAATTGCGTTCCATACGGCTCAGATGTTGAATCTAAAAGAAAAGTTGTTGTTGATTTTGATTATTGCAATAAATTGATTTCTACTGAGACAAAAAAAAATTCACCCCGCTCTAAATTGCTTTCAGTTTTGATAGAGAAAGAAACTCATCAAATTTCCCAGCTGCAAAAACAATTGAAACAGAAAAACCTCTACGCGTCACTTCAGTCGCTCGAAAAGATTGGAGCAATATCCATTCTTACTTTTATTGATGAGGGTAAGGTTAGGATTAAAAAAGTAAAGTATGTTAAACTTGCTAAAAGTTTGGAAGAAATTTATGAGATAATGCCAGAAGTGGAAAGAAAATCCACAAAGCAAGTTGTTATTCTCATGGAACTTATTTCACAGAAAGTGGCGGTACAACAGAGCGAGTTACTCAAAAAAACAAACACTTCTTCAACTACTATCAATTCATTAATCCAGAAAAATCTTATAGAAGTATTTGAGAAAGAAGTTGAGAGAGTTTACACGGAATCGTATAAAGAAGAATCAAAAAACATAATCTTAAGTGAGTCCCAGCAGAAAGTGGTTGATACGATTAGCGAATCCATAAATGAAAACAAGTTTGATCCTTACTTATTATATGGTGTTACTGGCAGTGGCAAAACTCAAGTTTATATTGAGTTAGTAAAAAAAGTTGTTGAGCAGGGAAAAACTGCAATTATTCTCGTCCCCGAAATTTCATTAACGCCCCAAATAACAACACGTTTCATTAATTATTTTGAAGATAAAACTGCGGTATTGCACAGTAGAATGTCGCTTGGCGAAAGATATGATTCGTGGCGTGGAATAGTTTCCGGTAAATATAAAGTTGTGATAGGTCCACGAAGCGCTTTGTTCGCTCCATTAAAAAACATTGGATTAATTGTTGTTGATGAAGAGCATGATCAGAGTTATAAACAAAATGATATTGTACCCAAATACAATGCTCGCGAATGTGCCGTTATAAGAGCTAAATTTAATGACTGTCCAGTAATTTTAGGATCAGCCACTCCCTCAATTGAAAGCATGTACAATGCGAAAAACGAAAAATATAAGTTGCTGGAATTACCCGATAGAATTGATGACGCAAAACTTCCGGTTATAAAACTTGTTGATGTTACTATTGAACGTAAAAAGAAAAAAATGGAGAGCATCTTTAGTAAGCAATTAATTGATGCGATTGACACAAGACTTCAGAAAAAGGAAAGTGTAATAATTTTACAGAACCGGCGGGGATTTGCGACTCAAGTATTTTGTGATGACTGCGGAGAAGTTATTACGTGCGATGACTGTTCTGTATCGATGGTTCATCATTTAAGTAAAAATATTCTTCATTGTCATTATTGCGGAATTATAAAACCGGTGCCAAAAGCGTGTTCAATCTGTGGTTCAATTTCATTAAAGTTTTTTGGAACTGGTACACAAAGAGTTGAAGATGAATTGGAGTATTATTTTCCAAAAGCAAAAATTGAGAGGGTAGATTCCGATTCAATTAATAGAAAAGGTAAACTTGGGGAACTGCTGAATAGTTTTAGTAAAGGGGAAATTGATATTCTTGTTGGTACGCAAATGGTTTCAAAGGGATTGGATTTTGCAAATGTTACTCTGGTTGGAGTTGTTGCCGCTGAAACTTCATTGTGGCTGCCCGATTTTAGAGCGGATGAAAGAACCTTTCAACTTCTAACTCAAGTTAGCGGAAGGGCGGGAAGAAGCGGGAAAGAGGGGGAGGTAATAATCCAAACTCAAAATCATAAACATTTTGTCCTTCAAAAAGTTGTGGAATATGATTATGAAGGATTTTATGAAAAAGAAATTTTACTAAGGGAACAGAGCGGCTACCCTCCCTTCTCAAAAATTGGACTAATTGAAATTAAAGATGAAAATGAAACTCGGGCACGTGCCGCGATTAATGAGTTTTATGGTTATTTATGTAAATATGGTAAATCATTAATAATTACACCTCCGGGGGAGGCTACAATTTTCAAAGTAAAAGGGAGTTATCGCTTTCAAATAATTTTGAAGAGTAGTAGAAAACGAGATCCATCCGGAAAAATTCTGCGTAATGCCATTATTCAATCGTTCATTGAGTTTAATCAAAAATCTAAGTTCAAAGATGTGAGATTAATAATTGATGTTGATCCGCAGAGTGTAAATTAG
- a CDS encoding DUF4920 domain-containing protein codes for MKKILAFFLIITVSISFANEEKYGKEITIKEKTDISKILETPAKFEGKSVLVEGDVLAVCPSRGCWIEVSGNKEGEKLKVKVEDGVIVFPQDAKGKKALVEGTIEVVKAESECGGHEGEEAKADEGGCCSGSKSAKVYQLRGLGAVIK; via the coding sequence ATGAAAAAAATACTCGCATTCTTTCTAATTATCACAGTATCAATTTCTTTTGCAAATGAAGAAAAATATGGGAAAGAAATAACTATCAAAGAAAAAACTGATATATCTAAAATATTAGAAACACCAGCTAAGTTTGAAGGAAAGTCGGTTTTAGTTGAAGGTGATGTTCTCGCAGTTTGTCCCAGCAGAGGATGCTGGATCGAGGTTTCAGGTAATAAAGAAGGTGAGAAATTAAAAGTTAAAGTTGAAGATGGGGTAATCGTATTTCCTCAAGACGCAAAAGGGAAAAAAGCTTTAGTTGAAGGAACCATAGAAGTAGTTAAAGCAGAATCGGAATGTGGTGGTCATGAGGGTGAAGAAGCTAAAGCCGATGAAGGCGGATGCTGTTCGGGTAGCAAGAGCGCAAAAGTTTATCAACTTCGAGGTTTGGGAGCTGTTATAAAATAA
- a CDS encoding insulinase family protein translates to MKYKSLFMLMIALVFSANLIAQKLNTIDIPYKTFTLKNGLTLIVHEDNKAPIVAVNIWYHVGSKNEKQGKTGFAHLFEHLMFNGSENFDDDYFKIMEKIGATDLNGTTNNDRTNYFQNVPKSALDLALWMESDRMGHLLGAVTQAKLDEQRGVVQNEKRQGENEPYSIAYELITHNTYPKGHPYSWTVIGSMEDLEAAKLEDVHEWFKTYYGPNNAVLVVAGDINAEEVYKKVEKYFGDIPAGPPISKSQINIAKMVGTKRHAAQDRVPQARITKIWNIPQWGTKELAHLDLLSDILASGKTSRFYKRLVYEDQIATRAASYYSDGEIGSQFIVEADVKPGVNISEVEKALDEELAKVLKSGVTEKELKKVKSQFFAGFIRGIERIGGFGGKSDILAQNMVYGGSPDYYKTYQKFIAETTPADIKNAANKWLSDGVFILEIHPYPPYATVTSDVDRKTVPQAGESPEVKFPDVQKDKLSNGMQILLAERKAIPVVNLNLMFDAGFASDQFASPGTASMAMNMLDEGTKTKDALQISEELQMLGATLGTGSNLDMAFINMSALKANLDPSLNLFADVILNPSFPQKELERLIKERIVGIQREKVQPIQMGLRVVPKYIYGEDHPYGKPFSGSGFESTVMKLTRDDMVKYHQTWFKPNNATIVIVGDITMSEIKPKLEKLFAAWKQGDVPDKEIKTVAAPDKPVVYLMDRPGSQSSIIFGAQVAPPYGDKESIAIQSMNDILGGMFTSRINMNLREDKHWSYGSGAFMPNARGQRPYLFYGVVQVDKTKESIQEIIKETKGYVGDKPATNEEVNQVKEQNSLSLPGSWETNAAVANSLVTSVSYNLSDGYWNEYSSKIKNLSVNDIQSAAKRIISPDNLIWVVVTDASKTKEGLKELGYEIRMIDGDGNLIK, encoded by the coding sequence ATGAAATACAAATCATTATTTATGCTGATGATCGCGCTGGTCTTCTCAGCAAATCTAATAGCGCAAAAACTTAACACAATCGACATCCCCTACAAAACATTTACTCTTAAAAACGGCTTAACATTAATTGTTCACGAAGATAACAAAGCACCAATTGTTGCAGTTAATATTTGGTATCATGTTGGTTCTAAAAACGAAAAACAGGGTAAAACCGGTTTCGCGCATTTATTTGAGCATTTAATGTTTAATGGAAGCGAAAATTTTGATGATGATTATTTTAAGATTATGGAAAAAATTGGGGCAACTGACTTGAACGGTACCACCAATAATGACCGCACAAACTATTTCCAGAATGTACCAAAATCGGCTCTCGATTTAGCCTTGTGGATGGAAAGTGATAGAATGGGGCATTTACTTGGTGCCGTTACTCAAGCAAAACTTGATGAGCAGAGAGGTGTAGTTCAAAATGAAAAACGTCAAGGTGAAAATGAACCTTATTCAATTGCTTATGAATTAATTACTCACAATACTTATCCCAAAGGGCATCCATATTCATGGACGGTAATCGGCTCAATGGAAGATCTTGAAGCGGCAAAACTTGAAGATGTTCATGAATGGTTCAAAACTTATTATGGACCAAATAATGCCGTGCTTGTTGTTGCAGGTGATATTAACGCCGAAGAAGTTTATAAGAAAGTAGAAAAATATTTTGGGGATATTCCGGCTGGTCCTCCAATTTCAAAATCACAAATCAATATCGCCAAAATGGTTGGCACTAAACGTCATGCCGCGCAGGATAGAGTTCCTCAGGCACGAATAACTAAAATTTGGAATATCCCTCAATGGGGGACAAAAGAATTGGCTCACCTCGATTTATTGAGCGATATTCTGGCTTCAGGAAAAACATCCCGATTTTATAAAAGATTAGTTTATGAAGATCAGATAGCGACGCGCGCAGCATCATATTACAGCGATGGAGAAATTGGAAGTCAATTTATTGTTGAAGCAGATGTTAAACCCGGAGTAAATATTTCTGAAGTTGAAAAAGCTCTTGATGAGGAATTAGCAAAGGTATTAAAATCGGGTGTTACCGAAAAAGAATTGAAGAAAGTCAAATCACAATTTTTTGCCGGATTCATCCGTGGAATTGAAAGAATTGGCGGCTTTGGCGGCAAGTCCGATATACTTGCTCAAAATATGGTTTATGGCGGTTCTCCCGATTATTATAAAACATATCAAAAATTTATTGCCGAAACTACACCTGCGGATATCAAAAACGCGGCAAATAAATGGTTGAGCGATGGTGTATTTATTTTGGAAATTCATCCATATCCACCATACGCTACAGTTACTAGTGATGTTGACCGAAAGACAGTACCCCAAGCTGGAGAATCACCGGAGGTAAAATTCCCCGACGTTCAAAAAGATAAGTTAAGCAATGGAATGCAAATATTGTTAGCAGAAAGAAAAGCTATTCCGGTAGTTAATCTTAATTTGATGTTTGATGCAGGCTTTGCGAGCGATCAGTTTGCATCCCCCGGTACAGCAAGTATGGCGATGAATATGCTTGATGAGGGGACAAAAACAAAAGACGCACTTCAAATTAGTGAAGAATTACAAATGTTGGGAGCTACTTTAGGAACCGGTTCTAATCTTGATATGGCATTTATAAATATGAGCGCTCTAAAAGCTAATCTTGATCCTTCATTAAATTTATTTGCCGATGTAATTTTGAACCCCTCATTCCCTCAAAAGGAACTTGAAAGATTAATAAAAGAAAGAATTGTTGGAATTCAGCGTGAAAAAGTTCAGCCAATTCAAATGGGTCTTCGTGTTGTACCTAAATATATTTATGGGGAAGATCATCCTTATGGTAAACCATTCAGCGGGTCAGGATTTGAATCAACAGTTATGAAACTTACTCGTGATGATATGGTTAAGTATCATCAAACCTGGTTTAAGCCAAATAACGCAACCATTGTGATTGTAGGCGATATTACAATGAGTGAAATAAAACCAAAGCTCGAAAAATTATTTGCGGCATGGAAACAGGGAGATGTTCCAGATAAAGAAATTAAAACTGTTGCTGCACCAGATAAACCGGTTGTTTATTTAATGGATCGACCGGGTTCACAATCATCCATTATATTCGGCGCTCAAGTAGCCCCCCCATACGGTGATAAAGAAAGCATTGCTATTCAATCTATGAATGATATTCTTGGTGGAATGTTTACTTCAAGAATTAATATGAATTTAAGAGAGGATAAGCATTGGTCATATGGTTCGGGTGCATTTATGCCCAACGCAAGAGGACAAAGACCCTACTTGTTTTATGGTGTTGTTCAGGTAGATAAAACCAAAGAATCTATTCAAGAAATAATCAAAGAAACAAAAGGTTATGTTGGCGATAAACCGGCTACAAATGAGGAAGTAAATCAAGTGAAAGAGCAAAACTCACTTTCACTTCCCGGAAGTTGGGAAACCAACGCAGCCGTAGCAAATTCACTTGTAACTTCGGTTAGTTACAATCTTTCTGATGGTTACTGGAACGAATATTCCTCAAAAATCAAAAATCTTTCAGTTAACGATATCCAGTCAGCGGCAAAAAGAATTATTTCTCCCGACAATCTAATTTGGGTAGTTGTAACCGATGCCTCAAAAACAAAAGAGGGATTAAAAGAATTAGGTTATGAAATTAGAATGATTGATGGTGACGGCAATTTGATTAAGTAA
- the trxA gene encoding thioredoxin, which translates to MNNVIVGTDNNFQQEVLQSDIPVLVDFWAPWCGPCRMVAPVVEEIANDLSGKLKVVKVNTDENFQVASQYGIMSIPTLGIFKGGKLVDAVVGAVPKSHLVGKINPHLTVN; encoded by the coding sequence ATGAATAATGTAATAGTAGGAACCGACAACAATTTCCAGCAAGAAGTTTTACAAAGTGACATTCCGGTATTGGTTGATTTTTGGGCTCCCTGGTGTGGACCATGCCGCATGGTAGCACCTGTTGTTGAGGAAATAGCAAATGATCTTTCCGGAAAACTAAAAGTTGTAAAAGTTAATACAGATGAAAATTTTCAGGTAGCATCCCAGTATGGAATTATGAGCATTCCAACATTGGGAATATTTAAAGGTGGAAAATTAGTTGATGCCGTTGTTGGAGCTGTTCCAAAATCACATCTTGTAGGTAAAATTAATCCCCATTTAACTGTTAATTAA
- a CDS encoding HAD family hydrolase: MITDKNKIRGVFFDLYGTLLTFNDYDAANRHWINCYYEYIGKPYNISFNQIEILCDKIITIDVPKNNTLQLTTYESKIKYFLEEINLTLPIEQIKELANISVQKWQEQIELDRHSISTIENLRKIYTVGLITNFDHAPHIYEVVGSTKLKSLFDFIIVSDDVNCKKPEKKIFEIGLSKCGLNPEEVVYIGDNPEDDIQGAINAGLNAILIDRGTKTNSAITKNIDVPKITSLQELTTIL, encoded by the coding sequence ATGATAACCGATAAAAATAAAATTAGAGGAGTGTTTTTTGATCTGTATGGTACATTATTAACATTTAATGATTATGATGCAGCAAACAGACATTGGATAAATTGTTATTATGAGTATATAGGTAAACCCTACAATATTTCCTTTAATCAAATTGAAATTCTCTGTGATAAAATTATCACAATTGATGTTCCTAAAAATAATACACTTCAGCTTACAACCTACGAGTCGAAGATTAAGTATTTTCTTGAAGAAATTAATTTAACTCTGCCAATTGAACAGATAAAGGAATTGGCAAATATATCCGTTCAAAAATGGCAGGAACAAATTGAGCTTGATCGTCATTCTATTTCCACAATTGAAAATTTGAGAAAGATATATACTGTTGGTTTAATAACAAATTTTGATCACGCGCCACATATTTATGAAGTTGTAGGGAGTACAAAACTCAAATCATTATTCGATTTTATAATTGTTTCAGATGATGTGAATTGCAAAAAACCGGAGAAGAAAATATTTGAGATAGGCTTATCTAAATGTGGGTTGAATCCCGAAGAAGTGGTTTATATTGGAGACAATCCCGAGGATGATATACAGGGGGCAATTAATGCCGGGTTGAACGCAATATTAATTGACAGGGGAACCAAAACAAATTCCGCCATAACAAAAAACATAGACGTGCCAAAAATTACTTCCCTCCAGGAGCTCACAACTATCCTATAA